A portion of the Chelonia mydas isolate rCheMyd1 chromosome 23, rCheMyd1.pri.v2, whole genome shotgun sequence genome contains these proteins:
- the LOC102940475 gene encoding fukutin-related protein, with the protein MRITFCQGVLALAIVINLLILYYVSRLQQRMLHRHRDHVQPSSRLLPVPQKLGVTVIIREFEDFENYVPGVVQSFLKQKPEQPVMVAADTLPYPPLVLPDVPNVQLVILKPAPDQSAHVSRPEMYVKTEYVALVPDGVKVDSTRQLDRMLEEFKANQGRVQMVAAPVQSLAPLHCLNLKVSLRKWTAEYSVAPSTRVCTALKGDAVILLRTKDLFNLSTPLAKPLLTSLFIQTSLRGWTVRILDVSFSSAHQPLLSSSHNQWKAENRAKASRLQLFRDFGIKRVLLEDGKQQWFGCSKETPRCFSTVHDDTPEYLYQNRWTPPCCLQALRETAKYVINVLETSGVRYWLEGGTLLGAARHQDIIPWDYDVDLGIYLEDIPNCDLLRNVESGSIVDEKGFVWEKAIEGDFYRVQYSEHNHLHVDLWPFYPKNGLMTKDTWMDHRQDVEFPEHFLKPLLPLPFAGFTALAPNNYRSFLELKFGAGVIENPEYPNPALKKLDKGK; encoded by the coding sequence ATGCGCATCACGTTCTGCCAGGGGGTCCTAGCGCTCGCCATTGTCATCAATCTGCTGATACTGTACTACGTCTCGAGGCTGCAGCAGCGGATGTTGCATAGACACAGAGACCACGTCCAGCCTAGCTCCCGGCTGCTGCCTGTCCCCCAGAAGCTCGGGGTGACCGTCATCATCAGGGAGTTCGAGGACTTTGAGAACTACGTCCCTGGTGTGGTGCAGTCCTTCCTGAAGCAGAAGCCGGAGCAGCCAGTCATGGTAGCAGCAGATACCTTGCCGTACCCTCCGCTTGTATTACCGGATGTTCCCAACGTCCAGCTGGTGATCCTCAAGCCAGCCCCTGACCAGTCTGCCCATGTGTCCAGGCCTGAGATGTACGTGAAGACAGAGTATGTGGCCCTGGTGCCTGATGGGGTCAAGGTTGATTCCACAAGGCAGCTGGATCGTATGTTAGAAGAGTTCAAAGCCAACCAGGGCAGAGTTCAAATGGTGGCAGCGCCCGTGCAGTCCCTCGCTCCCCTCCATTGCTTGAACCTGAAGGTCAGCCTTAGAAAGTGGACTGCTGAATACAGTGTAGCGCCTTCCACCAGGGTCTGCACAGCCCTGAAGGGAGACGCCGTGATTCTGCTGCGCACAAAGGATCTCTTCAACCTTTCCACTCCCTTGGCCAAGCCCCTGCTGACCTCCCTCTTCATCCAGACATCACTGCGGGGCTGGACGGTCCGAATCCTTGATGTCTCCTTCTCCTCAGCCCACCAGCCTCTGCTCAGCTCCTCACACAACCAGTGGAAGGCAGAGAACCGCGCCAAAGCCAGCCGGCTGCAGCTCTTCCGAGACTTCGGCATCAAGCGGGTTCTCCTGGAGGATGGGAAGCAGCAGTGGTTTGGGTGCAGCAAAGAGACGCCGCGTTGCTTCAGCACCGTCCATGATGACACGCCGGAATATCTCTATCAGAACCGCTGGACCCCGCCTTGCTGTCTACAGGCCCTGAGGGAGACGGCAAAGTACGTCATCAACGTCTTGGAGACGTCTGGGGTTCGGTACTGGCTGGAAGGCGGGACGCTCCTAGGAGCTGCCCGACATCAGGACATCATCCCATGGGATTATGACGTGGATCTAGGGATATACCTGGAGGACATTCCCAACTGCGACCTCCTCAGGAATGTAGAGTCTGGCTCCATCGTGGATGAGAAGGGCTTTGTCTGGGAGAAGGCCATCGAGGGCGACTTCTACCGTGTGCAATACAGCGAGCACAACCACCTGCACGTTGACCTCTGGCCCTTCTACCCCAAGAATGGGCTGATGACCAAGGACACGTGGATGGACCATCGGCAGGATGTGGAGTTCCCGGAGCACTTCCTCAAGCCCCTGTTACCCCTGCCATTTGCTGGCTTCACAGCTCTGGCACCCAACAACTACCGGAGTTTTTTGGAGCTGAAGTTCGGCGCAGGTGTGATCGAGAATCCAGAGTATCCAAACCCAGCACTGAAGAAGCTGGATAAGGGGAAATAA